One window from the genome of Spiractinospora alimapuensis encodes:
- a CDS encoding Lrp/AsnC family transcriptional regulator: MASALDAVDRRIIDLLCEDGRMSIRALADRVHVSRANAYARLNRLRDDGVITGFTAVVDPERYGLGLAAYVSLRIEQHSWERFRNYLRDIPEVDHAALVSGDVDLLLRVRVTDAAALRTFVLERLQRIPEVKSTQTMFILDEPALRGSRAESDEP, encoded by the coding sequence ATGGCTAGTGCCCTCGATGCGGTCGACCGCCGGATCATCGACCTCCTGTGCGAGGACGGACGCATGTCCATCCGGGCCCTCGCCGACAGGGTGCACGTTTCCCGAGCGAACGCCTACGCCCGCCTCAACCGGCTCCGTGACGACGGTGTCATCACCGGATTCACCGCTGTGGTCGATCCGGAGCGCTACGGCCTGGGCCTCGCCGCCTATGTCTCCCTTCGTATCGAACAGCATTCCTGGGAACGGTTCCGCAACTACCTCCGCGACATTCCCGAGGTCGACCACGCGGCACTCGTGTCTGGCGATGTGGATCTCCTTCTCCGCGTTCGGGTCACCGACGCCGCGGCACTGCGCACTTTCGTTCTGGAACGCCTCCAACGAATTCCCGAAGTGAAGTCGACCCAGACGATGTTCATTCTGGACGAACCCGCGCTGCGTGGATCGCGAGCGGAAAGCGACGAGCCCTGA
- a CDS encoding ABC-ATPase domain-containing protein produces the protein MPARDGGRGPGGRERHGGGRDGHGGGRRGSRPEPERIQGRRDEARLRDELRRMDGGPYGRYKSLVGDWDFGEFTVSVDKVQADPFAPPTRISVWVPADVAELPVDAWRTPVRRRATADYLIRRAHRELKGARLRIDAGGQQVIDRASGQIVDGGIRLRLGIELPGHGRRIDGRAAERELCDRLPEAVESLLWSSLREDGKVEEAVAFADTVEDATSLRAQLPELGLVAFVADGSVLPRRSGVSDEPMRANGGAPVPFDSPSSLRVTVRVPHRGEVTGLGVPEGITLIVGGGFHGKSTLLHSLERGVYDHVPGDGRELVVTRESAVKIRAEEGRRVERADVSAFVGALPTGADTADFSTDNASGSTSQATNIVEALEAGAGVLLVDEDSTATNLMIRDARMQRLVHGDREPLTPFVDLVRPLREGHGVSTVLVMGGSGDYFDVADHVIMLDGYHPFDVTQAARALAQPREDSPFPAPAHRVVDPGSVDATARGRSRIKRRDMDVLTFGEHDIDVRHLTQLVDPSQVIGIGLALRSLAERGHLDGERDLASALDTLERALLDKGLPELAGGYVGDYALPRRYEVAAALNRLRSLRVHRLRRPG, from the coding sequence GTGCCGGCGCGAGACGGGGGGCGTGGCCCCGGCGGGCGGGAACGACACGGCGGAGGCCGGGACGGGCACGGCGGCGGGCGCCGGGGATCCCGCCCCGAACCGGAACGGATCCAGGGACGCAGGGACGAGGCGCGACTGCGCGACGAACTGCGCCGCATGGACGGTGGCCCCTACGGGCGCTACAAGTCGCTGGTGGGGGACTGGGACTTCGGCGAGTTCACCGTCAGCGTCGACAAGGTCCAGGCCGACCCCTTCGCACCCCCGACCCGGATCTCGGTGTGGGTTCCGGCCGACGTCGCCGAGCTGCCCGTCGACGCCTGGCGGACGCCCGTGCGGCGCCGGGCCACCGCCGACTATCTCATCCGCCGCGCACACCGGGAACTGAAGGGGGCCCGTCTCCGCATCGACGCCGGGGGCCAGCAGGTCATCGACCGGGCATCCGGCCAGATCGTGGACGGGGGGATCCGCCTACGCCTGGGCATCGAGCTGCCGGGCCACGGGCGCCGCATCGACGGACGGGCCGCCGAGCGGGAGCTGTGCGACCGACTCCCCGAGGCGGTGGAATCCCTGCTGTGGTCGTCCCTGCGCGAGGACGGCAAGGTCGAGGAGGCCGTCGCCTTCGCCGACACGGTGGAGGACGCGACGTCATTGCGGGCCCAACTGCCCGAGCTCGGCCTCGTCGCGTTCGTCGCTGACGGGTCCGTCCTGCCGCGCCGCAGCGGCGTGAGCGACGAGCCCATGCGGGCCAACGGCGGCGCGCCGGTCCCCTTCGACTCGCCGTCGTCCCTGCGCGTCACCGTGCGCGTCCCCCACCGGGGCGAGGTCACCGGCCTCGGCGTCCCCGAGGGCATCACCCTGATCGTGGGCGGCGGATTCCACGGCAAGTCCACTCTGCTGCACAGCCTGGAACGCGGCGTGTACGACCACGTCCCCGGTGACGGCCGGGAACTTGTGGTGACGCGGGAGAGCGCCGTCAAGATCCGTGCCGAGGAGGGGCGCCGCGTCGAACGAGCCGATGTCAGCGCCTTCGTCGGCGCCCTGCCGACCGGTGCCGACACCGCGGACTTCTCCACCGACAACGCCTCCGGATCCACGTCCCAGGCCACCAACATCGTCGAGGCACTGGAAGCGGGCGCGGGTGTCCTGCTCGTCGACGAGGACTCCACCGCGACCAACCTCATGATCCGCGACGCCCGGATGCAACGCCTCGTGCACGGTGACCGGGAACCACTTACACCGTTCGTGGACCTCGTCCGCCCCCTACGCGAGGGACACGGGGTGTCGACCGTGCTGGTGATGGGCGGGAGCGGCGACTACTTCGACGTGGCCGACCACGTGATCATGCTGGACGGGTACCACCCCTTCGACGTCACCCAGGCGGCCCGCGCGTTGGCCCAACCGCGGGAGGACTCCCCGTTCCCTGCGCCCGCGCACCGTGTCGTCGACCCCGGCAGCGTCGACGCCACCGCCCGTGGGCGCAGCCGGATCAAACGTCGCGACATGGACGTACTCACCTTCGGTGAGCACGACATCGACGTTCGGCACCTGACTCAGCTCGTCGACCCGAGCCAGGTCATCGGCATCGGCCTCGCCCTGCGGTCCCTGGCGGAACGGGGGCACCTCGACGGCGAACGCGACCTCGCTTCGGCCTTGGACACACTCGAGAGGGCGCTCCTCGACAAGGGCCTCCCCGAGCTGGCCGGCGGCTACGTCGGTGACTACGCTCTCCCGCGGCGCTACGAGGTCGCGGCCGCGTTGAACCGGTTGCGTTCGCTGCGCGTACACCGGTTGCGGCGACCAGGCTAG